The Pseudomonadota bacterium nucleotide sequence TCAGGACCCCATCAGGAAGAACATGATCCTGAGCATGATTACCCATTACAGAAAAAAATTCGGGTTTACCGCTGTTATGATCAGCCATGATATCCCGGATGTTTTTTTCATATCTGATCGTATTATCATTCTTTGGGAAGGGGCAGTCGGCTTTGAAGGGACATATGAAGATGCAACAAAGCTGAAGCTTCCCTTAATCGATGAGTTTCTACGTAGTCTGGAAGGGTTCCAGGACGAACTCACAGGTCTGCTTTCAAGGGAGGCCTTCAGGGTACATTATACCGGGATGCTGGGGGGTACCGCCATGTCAACGAATGTTTCAGCCGCTGTTTTCAGTGTTCGGCTGAGTTTACTGGACGCTGCCCTGGGATCTCAGACAGCACTGGAAATCCTTAAGCTCCTTGGAAAACTTACAAACAGGCAATTCAATCAGGTAGGTGGTTTCTCTGCACGTCACAGCAGGGACCAGATACTCACCATATTTCCTCACACAACACCCGATGAGGCAAAAGAACTGGTAGAGGGCTTTGCGAAAAAATTGCAGCAGGGAGCCCTTGCCGGCATTGAGAGTATAGCGGGACGAAAGACAGGCATCATCGGAGAATGCTTCGATGTCTATGTACATGCAGGAGTCACCGGGGTCTACCCTGCTGATGAGATTGAACAGATCATCCTGCGAGCTGAAGAAAAACAGGAGATTATCGTAACGCACCGATGCAATTCCGAAGGGAGTGTGTAATGAAAAAATATTCAATGGAAACGGCTGTAGGCATTTTTGTTTTGATTGGTCTTGTATGTGTGGGCTATATGACGGTGAAGCTGGGCAAGGTTTCATTATTTGGAGAAGATACTTACCCGCTTTATGCCCGTTTTGTCTCGGCCTCGGGGTTAAGGGTCGGCAGCACAGTCGAGGTTTACGGACTTGAAGTGGGCAGTGTGAAAAGCCTGAATATCGACATAGATAAGCAGATGGCAGTTGTCGGAATAGCAGTTAACAAAAGCCTGAAGGTATATGATGATGCAGCAGCAACGATAAAGACCTCGGGGCTTATCGGTGATAAATATTTAAAAATAGATCCGGGCGGATCCGGGGAACCGATTAAACAAGGTGGCTTTATCACGCAGACATCAGTGCCGGCGGACATTGAAGACCTCATAGGGAAATATGCATTCGGGGATGCAAAGAAGGAGCCAAACAAGACCCCGTAAGAAACACCAAAGAAACAGGGAGGATATATTGAAAAAGCGGATCTGTAAAATCATACTTCTTATGATATTAATGCTTCCCCTAAATGCGCTTGCAGGTATCCCCCTCGATACGGTGAAAACTAATGTTAACAGCGTGATCGAGGTAATGCGCGATCCAAAGTTCAAAGGGGAGGCGGGCAAAAAGGTGAAAGAGCAGAGGATTGTAGTTGCCGCTGATAAGCTTTTTGATTTTGTAGAGCTTTCGAAGAGGACGCTGGGGTTGAACTGGAACAAATTAACCCCGGAACAGCGTAAAGAATTTGTTGAGTTATTTAAGACGATCCTCAAAGATGCCTATGTTGATAAAATCACGGCCTATACTGATGAGCAGGTGAACTTTACCAAGGAAGTACCTCTTTCCGAAACCACAATAGAGGTCCAGAGTGTTGTGGTGACAAAGACTGCCCAGATACCCATCTATTACAGGGTTATCAAGAAAGACAGCGAGTGGAAGGTATTTGATGTGGTGATCGAAGGAGTGAGCCTTATCAGCAATTACCGTACCCAATTCCGGGATATCCTCGGGAACAACCCGCCGGAGACGCTGCTTGAGACTCTGCGCAAAAAGGTTGGTAAAAAATGAATTACAGAGAACCGATAAGATATTGGAGAAGGATATGTTTCTTCCTCGGACCGATGGTCTGCCTGATATTCCTGCTTTCCTCACTTCATGGCTTCTCATCTGTATATGCAGCAGACCCTGCCCGGAGCCGGGATACCGGTGTTGTCGAAGAGCAACAAAGACCGGAAAAGGGTGTAGACGAGACAGTGCCGGATCGGTCTACTGCCGAAAAAAAGCCGTCTGACGAGTATGATAATGTTACCGAGGAGCAAGTGGTCAGCGGTGAAGGGCCACGTGTTGCCGACCCCTTGGAATCATGGAACAGGGCCGTGTATCACTTTAATGATAAGGTCTACTTCTGGGCGCTAAAGCCCGTTGCAAAAGGCTATAAGTATATTCTGCCGGAAGGTGTCCGGGGTTTATTCAGCAGTTTTTATCAGAATATCAAGGCGCCCATTCGTATTGCAAATAATCTTCTTCAAGGAGAGTTGGGATACGCAGGGATCGAACTGGCCAAGTTGCTTATTAACTCCACAGTCGGTGTCGGTGGATTGAGGGACTGTGCAACAGAGTGTTTCAATATCAAGGGCCGCAATGCTGACTTTGGCCAGACACTGGGTATATATGGTATGGGTCATGGTTTCTATTTAGTCTGGCCGTTTCTCGGTCCTTCCAGTGCCCGTGATTCTGTCGGATGGGGCGTTGACTGGTCGCTCAAACCAACGACGTACCTTGGCGGTTCAGAGTGGATCAATGTGGAGAACGTAGGGCTTTATGTTCATGAATCAGTGAACACGACGTCTTTTCACATTGGCGATTACGAGACCCTCAAAGGGGCAGCGATTGACCCATACGTGGCTATGCGCGACGCATATATTCAATATCGTGCAAAGGCATTGAAGAAATAAGCTTTTTTACGCTGAATTATCGATATCTGCTGTGGCTGTTGCTGCGAAGATTAAGAATGTTACGGCATTTGCCCCCATGAAGATTGTATTGTAGTACAAGCGAAATGAGAAAGAAGATTAAAGAACCGCCTACACCTGTTGAACGTTACAACACCATACGCAGATATATTGTTTCCCTGCTTGAAGATAATACCTTATCAGCCAAAGATATATCCATATACCTCAGGATTCAGGAGAAGGATATAAGCAGTCATCTCGAACATATACGAAAGACCTTAAACAAGAACAACCAGCATCTCACAATTATCCCGGCAAAATGCGAGAAGTGCGGTTTTGTATTTATAAAAAGAACCCGCCTGACAAAACCGGGCAAATGCCCAATCTGTCGCAACAGCCTGATTAATTCACAACTTTTTTCAATTCAGTCAATATAATATTAATGCAATTGTGATTTATTGTTGTTTATTACTTTGCCGGCACCGGAGCTGCCGATTTATCAGGCACAGGTTTTGCCTCATCTTTCTTCAAAACAGCCCTTTTTTCAACAGGTTTCTTGCTTTTGATTATCTTCTTGGCTATTTTCTTACCGTCCATATCTATAAAAGCGATAACTACAAAATCACCTGCCTTTACTTCCTCGGCGCTTTTATAGACCTTCCACTTTACGTTTTTGATGTCAAAAGTTTCTTCACATTTTTTTCCCTGAACAACAATAATATTCTCGGCCACGTCAACCCTCACGACTTCACCGCCGCCCTTCTTTGCCTTGGCAGGCCTGTCAATTTTTGCCGGTTTATAAGGCTTTGCTGCCGTTTTATCCTGGGCAAAAGTTGTTGCAACAAAAGTTAAGCCTGTCAATAAAACTGCAGCAATAAATAAAGCCCTCTTCATAATTATTACCTCCCTGATTTTATAAGCCTTATAAATTCAATATACTAAAGTAGACCTTTTGTCAAAAAAATTATCTTATGGTAATCCCTCAGTGATTATGCCCTTTGTCGTGGTTATCGGGTTTTCCCTGACAGTACAGGCCGTTGTCGCAGGAGACGCTGGCGCACTCGATCTGCAGGGTGCTGTGATCCACCCCGTTTTCTCTCAGCATTGTTTCAATATTCAATTTTGTTGCCTCAACCTCGCTCAAAGTCTTGTCATTTACGAGCACGTGGGCTGAAAAGGCAACATGGTTGTGGGCTACAGGCCAGAGATGGACATCATGAATACCTATGACGTCGGGCATGTCGATAATCTTTTGCGCAAGCATTTCCACATTGAAGCCCCTGGGGGTCAGGTTGAGGAAAATTGAGGTTGTGTCACGGACCAGGCGGACGCCTCCCCAGATAATAATGCCGCCGATGAGGACACTTGCAATCGGGTCTGCATAGGTCCATCCCGTGAAATAGATAATGATGCCTGAGATGATGACCCCTACGGAAGAAAGGGTATCACCGAGGACATGGAGCCAGACGCTTTTCAGGTTGAGATCTTCATGGCTGTGGCCGAGGATAAAGGCCATAACAAGATTGCCCGCGAGACCAAGGACAGCGATGCCGAGCATGACAGGGATATTAATTCCCGGCGGAGACATGAGCCTCTCATAGGATTCGTAAAAGATAAGGACAGCGATGACCAAAAGGCTCAGCCCATTGATGAGTGCCGCCAGTAGACCGACCCTGTGGTAGCCGAAGGTGGCGTTTTTGTCCGACGGCTTTCTGCTTATGCGGGCAGCTACGAGGCCCAGAGCTATTGCCAGGGCATCAGTGACCATATGCCCGGCATCACTCAGGAGGGCAAGGCTGTTGCTTAAAAAACCGCCTACAACCTCAGCGGCCAGTATAAGAACTGTTACGAATAAGGTGACGGCAAGACGTTTTTCTCCGCTCATGTTCATTTTAAGTGCCATTATATATCCGGTACTTCATACCAATTCGCCTTCAATCATTCCTGCCTTTCTATCTCCCTTATGTCTTATTGGAAAAACAGGCGGTCCTGTGTTTCTTGAGGATCACAAGAAAGAGCCTTCTCGGGAGGTCTCCTTCTTCTAATTCCTCAATGTTGATTATATCATATCCTTTTGCCAGATGTTCCACCTTTTCCCTGCTGAAAAAATGGACAACAAAACCCCCGACCTCCCACATATCCTCACCGCGATGGATCCCTGTCCGGTAATGGATATCACTGACATTCCTGGCCGTGTATACGTTCAATCCTCCGGGTTTAAGCACCCGGCTGATTTCCTGGGAGAGAAATTCAAGCTCAGCGGTTGTCAATGCCATACAGTAAAGCATGTGGGAAAAACAACAATCAAAGGATGCGTCCTCGAAGGGAAGACGATGCCTGATATCATGTTGTAGCGTTGTGATGGACTTTGAGATACCAAGCTTTTGTGCCTTTCGTCTGATTGTCTTGAGCCCTTCTTTGCTGTAATCAAGCATATTAACCTGAAAGCCCTCCTGTGCAAAAAATAGGGTATCGCGTCCTTGACCTCCACCAAGCTCAAGAATTTTTGTCCTGCCTTCTCTTTTAAACAAATCAGTTGCTTTGTGGGCAGGATAGCTCGGCTCGATACCAAACATGTCAACTTTTTCTGAAAACTTTTCCTCCCAATGTGCCTGCTGGGCGTTCAAGGTATCCTTCAAAATGTTTACATCGTGTTTTTTAATCACGTCGTCTGCCAAGCTGTATATCCCTCCTTTGCGCTTCACAAGTCCGCTTATCTTTTCTACTATTCACTAACGACTATTCACTGCCTTTCTCACACTTGTGGCGGTCTTTTCTTACCATATGGTATCATAGGCACCTGCTGTTGTATAAAAACACAAAAAACCTGCAGTTCATAGAGATATTTTTCAACATCTTCCCTTACATAGGTTCCAAGGCCTTTCTCAAAATCCGTCTTAATGGATACCATGCCTTTAACTTGTTTCTTAACGGATTTTGGCTTCGTATCAACAGGGTTAGGTTTGACTTCTTTGTATGCTGTGAGCATCCTTTCTAATGTGGCATTGGTTATCGGTGTCTTTATGACATTATCAAATATGTTTTTAAGATCAGGACAATCAAGGTTTGCGGCAAAGAGATAACCCTGGGAAACAGTGAGATTTCCTGACGAAATTGATGTCTGAATTTCAGGGGAAAGATTTAAAAGTGATATCGTGCGGAACAAGGTAGGATAAGACTTTCCGGAGATCTCAGAAATTGCTTTCACAGTGAAAACAATTTCTTCCGGCAGGTCTTCCGGCCTCCTGTTGTAACTTACCAGATCGCTCATTACCCCGTCTACATCATACCCCTTATCGGGGTGTTTTGCCTGAATAAATGCCAATATCCCCTTTGCCTGATCTATGGGATTTAAGTCTTCCCGCTGGAGGTTCTCTGTCAGTTAAAGGGCTATGGTCTCACCTAATTCCTTACCTGCTTCAATAACTCTTGCTGGTACGGATTCAAGTCCTAATTGTCTGGCTGCCACAAGACGTCTCTCCCCGCAGATGAGAAAATATGTCCCGTCATCTTGTCCTGTTACAATAAGCGGTTCCAGGATGCCTTTGTCTTTGATCGACTGCATGAGTGACTTGAATGAGTCTGTTTCAGTATTAATGCTTGACCTAACTTGCTCCAAGACCACAATCTTTTCTACAGGAATGTACAAAAACTCAGGATTAACAATTATCTTCTTCGTTGCCATATTATCTCCCTCTTTGAATTTCGTGAAGCGTATTTCGTGAAGCCCCCGCCAAGCGAGGACAGGCATGAAGCGGGTAAACCCGTGAAGCGTAAAAGGCCTTAATTAGTAACCGGTAAAATTGTCTTGTGAGTCCCCCGCGATGGCGCTATTTATTGTAGATATTTAGGAACAATGTGCCAAGCGTTTTGTGATTTTTATAAAGGGCAGGTAAGGTTTCCAAGGCTATTGCGTCGAGCATTTCAAATTGGAATTTGTTTTATGAAAATTATTAGATTAACCTACCAATCGAGTAGATGGTCTTTTCTGTGAATCTGAGAATTATTTTATTGTAATCCTCAATCCGACTTCGTGCCTCGACGTAGTAGCTTACAAGCGGTTATCAACAGGTCGGAACGGGTTTTGGTGTCAGAGGTTGCAGGTGTTAACTCCACATACAAACGAATAGCTTCAATCAAATGAATTGCTGAAGGGTAGATTACCAAATGAAACAGAGG carries:
- a CDS encoding outer membrane lipid asymmetry maintenance protein MlaD is translated as MKKYSMETAVGIFVLIGLVCVGYMTVKLGKVSLFGEDTYPLYARFVSASGLRVGSTVEVYGLEVGSVKSLNIDIDKQMAVVGIAVNKSLKVYDDAAATIKTSGLIGDKYLKIDPGGSGEPIKQGGFITQTSVPADIEDLIGKYAFGDAKKEPNKTP
- a CDS encoding ABC transporter substrate-binding protein; translated protein: MKKRICKIILLMILMLPLNALAGIPLDTVKTNVNSVIEVMRDPKFKGEAGKKVKEQRIVVAADKLFDFVELSKRTLGLNWNKLTPEQRKEFVELFKTILKDAYVDKITAYTDEQVNFTKEVPLSETTIEVQSVVVTKTAQIPIYYRVIKKDSEWKVFDVVIEGVSLISNYRTQFRDILGNNPPETLLETLRKKVGKK
- a CDS encoding class I SAM-dependent methyltransferase, with protein sequence MADDVIKKHDVNILKDTLNAQQAHWEEKFSEKVDMFGIEPSYPAHKATDLFKREGRTKILELGGGQGRDTLFFAQEGFQVNMLDYSKEGLKTIRRKAQKLGISKSITTLQHDIRHRLPFEDASFDCCFSHMLYCMALTTAELEFLSQEISRVLKPGGLNVYTARNVSDIHYRTGIHRGEDMWEVGGFVVHFFSREKVEHLAKGYDIINIEELEEGDLPRRLFLVILKKHRTACFSNKT
- a CDS encoding VacJ family lipoprotein, with product MNYREPIRYWRRICFFLGPMVCLIFLLSSLHGFSSVYAADPARSRDTGVVEEQQRPEKGVDETVPDRSTAEKKPSDEYDNVTEEQVVSGEGPRVADPLESWNRAVYHFNDKVYFWALKPVAKGYKYILPEGVRGLFSSFYQNIKAPIRIANNLLQGELGYAGIELAKLLINSTVGVGGLRDCATECFNIKGRNADFGQTLGIYGMGHGFYLVWPFLGPSSARDSVGWGVDWSLKPTTYLGGSEWINVENVGLYVHESVNTTSFHIGDYETLKGAAIDPYVAMRDAYIQYRAKALKK
- a CDS encoding ArsR family transcriptional regulator → MRKKIKEPPTPVERYNTIRRYIVSLLEDNTLSAKDISIYLRIQEKDISSHLEHIRKTLNKNNQHLTIIPAKCEKCGFVFIKRTRLTKPGKCPICRNSLINSQLFSIQSI
- a CDS encoding ParB N-terminal domain-containing protein, with the protein product MATKKIIVNPEFLYIPVEKIVVLEQVRSSINTETDSFKSLMQSIKDKGILEPLIVTGQDDGTYFLICGERRLVAARQLGLESVPARVIEAGKELGETIAL
- a CDS encoding cation diffusion facilitator family transporter, with the protein product MALKMNMSGEKRLAVTLFVTVLILAAEVVGGFLSNSLALLSDAGHMVTDALAIALGLVAARISRKPSDKNATFGYHRVGLLAALINGLSLLVIAVLIFYESYERLMSPPGINIPVMLGIAVLGLAGNLVMAFILGHSHEDLNLKSVWLHVLGDTLSSVGVIISGIIIYFTGWTYADPIASVLIGGIIIWGGVRLVRDTTSIFLNLTPRGFNVEMLAQKIIDMPDVIGIHDVHLWPVAHNHVAFSAHVLVNDKTLSEVEATKLNIETMLRENGVDHSTLQIECASVSCDNGLYCQGKPDNHDKGHNH